A stretch of Gemmobacter fulvus DNA encodes these proteins:
- a CDS encoding AMP-binding protein, translating into MGWLVDESGLDKNAANYVPLTPLSHLKRAADIHADRTALVWKTTRRSYAEYAVRISRMASALVARGIRPGDVVATLLPNIPQQAEAHFGVPACGAVLNTINTRLDADTVGYIFGHAGAKIVLVDSAFVALAEQAIKKMQGPAPQIIEVADAEAGFAASGHYLEYEELLAEGDPGFDWILPQDEWESLAINYTSGTTGRPKGVVYHHRGAYLATMANVIAWRMQLYPVYLTIVPLFHCNAWCHPWMIPMMGGTIVCCRDITAKAVYDAIADEGVTHFGGAPIVLNTLINAKPEDRRDFAQIVEVFTAGAPPPAATLAAIEPLGFNVTQVYGLTETYGPATECLWKPEWDQKTGEDRAAFKARTGVAMATLEGAEVHDTHGMPVPRDAAHLGEIALRGNMVMKGYYKNPEATAEAFKGGWFRSGDIALQHPDGYIKITDRAKDIIISGGENVSSVEVEGALMHHPAVSLCAVVAKPDDKWGEVPCAFVELKPGMSATEDELIKHCRARLAGFATPKAVVFCDLPKTSTGKIQKFELRAVAKLMAQKG; encoded by the coding sequence ATGGGCTGGTTGGTGGATGAATCGGGGCTCGACAAAAACGCGGCCAATTATGTGCCGCTCACACCCCTGTCGCATCTGAAGCGCGCCGCGGATATTCATGCCGACCGCACCGCACTGGTCTGGAAAACCACGCGGCGCAGCTATGCCGAATATGCCGTCCGGATCAGCCGCATGGCCTCGGCGCTGGTGGCGCGCGGCATCCGCCCCGGCGATGTGGTGGCCACGCTTCTGCCCAATATCCCGCAACAGGCCGAGGCGCATTTCGGCGTGCCCGCCTGCGGTGCGGTGCTGAACACCATCAACACCCGGCTGGATGCCGATACGGTGGGTTATATCTTCGGCCATGCCGGGGCAAAGATCGTGCTGGTGGACAGCGCCTTTGTGGCGCTGGCGGAACAGGCAATCAAGAAGATGCAGGGCCCCGCGCCGCAGATCATCGAGGTTGCCGATGCCGAGGCAGGCTTTGCCGCCAGCGGCCATTACCTTGAATATGAAGAGCTTCTGGCCGAAGGCGATCCGGGGTTTGACTGGATCCTGCCGCAGGACGAATGGGAAAGCCTCGCCATCAACTATACCTCGGGCACCACCGGGCGCCCCAAGGGCGTGGTCTATCACCATCGCGGTGCCTATCTCGCCACCATGGCCAATGTGATTGCCTGGCGGATGCAATTGTATCCCGTCTATCTGACCATCGTGCCGCTGTTCCATTGCAATGCCTGGTGCCACCCCTGGATGATCCCGATGATGGGCGGCACCATCGTCTGTTGCCGCGACATCACGGCGAAGGCGGTCTATGATGCGATTGCCGATGAAGGGGTTACCCATTTCGGCGGTGCGCCCATCGTGCTGAACACGCTGATCAATGCAAAGCCCGAAGACCGCCGCGACTTTGCCCAGATCGTCGAGGTGTTCACCGCCGGTGCCCCGCCGCCCGCCGCCACGCTGGCGGCGATTGAACCGCTGGGCTTCAACGTGACGCAGGTTTACGGCCTGACCGAAACCTATGGCCCCGCCACCGAATGTCTGTGGAAACCCGAATGGGATCAGAAAACCGGCGAGGACCGCGCCGCGTTCAAGGCCCGCACCGGCGTCGCCATGGCGACGCTGGAAGGGGCCGAGGTGCATGACACCCACGGCATGCCGGTGCCGCGCGATGCTGCCCATCTGGGCGAGATTGCCCTGCGCGGCAACATGGTGATGAAGGGCTATTACAAGAACCCCGAAGCCACCGCCGAGGCGTTCAAGGGCGGCTGGTTCCGCTCCGGCGACATCGCGTTGCAACATCCTGATGGTTATATCAAGATCACCGACCGCGCGAAGGACATCATCATTTCCGGCGGCGAGAATGTCTCTTCGGTCGAGGTGGAGGGGGCCTTGATGCACCACCCCGCCGTCAGCCTCTGCGCGGTCGTCGCCAAACCGGATGACAAATGGGGCGAAGTGCCCTGCGCCTTTGTCGAACTGAAGCCCGGCATGTCCGCCACTGAAGACGAGCTGATCAAACATTGCCGTGCCCGGCTGGCCGGGTTTGCCACCCCCAAAGCGGTTGTGTTTTGTGACCTGCCCAAAACCTCCACCGGCAAGATCCAGAAGTTCGAGCTGCGCGCCGTGGCCAAGCTGATGGCGCAGAAAGGATGA
- a CDS encoding DMT family transporter, which translates to MAPMTQDRTLTAAGMVLIYAMLIGFTDNFVRVIAAEAGLWQFHATRSIMAWGLLLALMVPFGLRLRPVNMRAVVARSAIHGLAMLIYFGALAFLPVAQVAAGLFTAPIFVLLISRFAYGHRIGPVRIIAVAIGFCGVVLVLGPSAMAGASVAAFLPVLAGGLYAMGNIATREWCPEESAETLLGGFFAALGILGLIGMALLALMPLAVPEGAAGFVQRGAVWPSGAFWFWTFVQAAGSLLGVGMMIKAYQLADASRVSVFEYVILPASALWAWLIWGETLTPLAIVGMCLITLAGLLIAARSRQVVQATA; encoded by the coding sequence ATGGCCCCCATGACACAGGATCGCACGCTGACCGCAGCCGGCATGGTGCTGATCTATGCCATGCTGATCGGCTTTACCGACAATTTCGTGCGGGTGATCGCGGCAGAGGCCGGGCTGTGGCAGTTTCATGCCACGCGGTCGATCATGGCCTGGGGATTGCTGCTGGCCTTGATGGTGCCTTTTGGCCTGCGTTTGCGTCCGGTGAACATGCGGGCGGTGGTGGCGCGGTCGGCGATTCACGGGCTGGCCATGCTGATCTATTTCGGCGCGCTGGCGTTTTTGCCGGTGGCACAGGTTGCGGCGGGGCTGTTCACGGCGCCGATCTTTGTGCTGCTGATCTCGCGCTTTGCCTATGGCCACAGGATCGGCCCGGTGCGGATCATCGCCGTGGCCATCGGCTTTTGCGGTGTGGTGCTGGTGCTTGGCCCTTCGGCGATGGCGGGGGCCAGTGTGGCGGCGTTTCTGCCGGTGCTGGCGGGCGGGCTTTACGCCATGGGCAATATTGCCACGCGCGAATGGTGCCCCGAAGAAAGCGCCGAAACCCTGCTGGGCGGGTTTTTCGCGGCCCTTGGGATTCTGGGCCTGATCGGCATGGCCCTGCTGGCGCTGATGCCGCTGGCGGTGCCGGAGGGGGCGGCGGGCTTTGTGCAGCGCGGCGCGGTCTGGCCCTCAGGCGCCTTCTGGTTCTGGACCTTTGTGCAGGCGGCGGGATCCTTGCTGGGCGTGGGCATGATGATCAAGGCCTATCAGCTGGCCGATGCCAGCAGGGTCTCGGTGTTTGAATATGTGATCCTGCCCGCCTCGGCGCTCTGGGCCTGGCTGATCTGGGGCGAAACGCTGACGCCACTGGCGATTGTCGGCATGTGCCTGATCACGCTGGCGGGATTGCTGATCGCCGCGCGGTCGAGGCAGGTGGTTCAGGCAACCGCCTGA
- a CDS encoding thymidine kinase translates to MAKLYFHYSTMNAGKSTALLQASHNYREGGMATYLLTARFDDRAGEGRIASRIGIGEAADTFGPQEDMLAKLRTRFAAGTVACVFIDEAQFLTKPQVWQLAQAVDDLGVPVMCYGLRVDFQGNLFPGSAALLAWADEMREVRTICHCGRKATMVIRRGPDGRALRDGEQVQIGGNETYVSLCRRHWRAAVADQAVA, encoded by the coding sequence ATGGCAAAGCTTTACTTCCATTACTCCACGATGAATGCGGGCAAATCGACGGCCCTGCTGCAAGCCTCGCACAATTACCGCGAAGGCGGCATGGCGACCTATCTGCTGACCGCGCGGTTTGATGACCGCGCCGGTGAAGGCCGGATTGCCAGCCGCATCGGCATCGGCGAGGCTGCCGATACCTTTGGCCCGCAAGAGGATATGCTGGCCAAGCTGCGCACGCGCTTTGCGGCGGGCACGGTGGCCTGCGTGTTCATCGACGAGGCGCAGTTTCTGACCAAACCGCAGGTCTGGCAACTGGCGCAGGCCGTGGATGATCTGGGCGTGCCAGTGATGTGCTACGGGCTGCGCGTGGATTTTCAGGGCAATCTGTTTCCCGGCTCGGCGGCCTTGCTGGCCTGGGCCGATGAAATGCGCGAGGTGCGCACGATCTGCCATTGCGGGCGCAAGGCGACCATGGTGATCCGGCGCGGCCCGGATGGCCGCGCCCTGCGCGATGGCGAACAGGTACAGATCGGCGGCAATGAAACCTATGTCAGCCTGTGCCGCCGCCACTGGCGCGCGGCGGTGGCCGATCAGGCGGTTGCCTGA